In one Zalophus californianus isolate mZalCal1 chromosome 10, mZalCal1.pri.v2, whole genome shotgun sequence genomic region, the following are encoded:
- the TEDC2 gene encoding tubulin epsilon and delta complex protein 2 isoform X1, with the protein MLPADCSRRLVAELRDALDACAERQRQLERSLRVSRRLLRTWEPETPAAEPAPGPETNEEVPPPACTPSRQELKELELLTQALEKAVRVRKSMSKAGERHKALSLKSGDAATSASTASAPSRASSQAGSQASETKPPRGAHQTTVPARGLPEGRLPSVGDRTRMARGARATKPGPGLRDQQITASAAPQAPEAFTLKEKGQGRPGLCWLPQTSWKPYCLFAAGSPQSEATLSTGFPDSILLKLPMAYRKAASQNSRLWAQFSSTQTSDSRDAATTAKTQFLQKMKMTSGWPGSGLSAAEVEAEVGLLRKACSLLRWRMEEELSADPADWMQEYHCLLTLEGLQAITGRCLHRVQELRAAVAGQQLKPWPEGRCPRASMPCEGRTDSSWSPQLLLYSSTKELQTLAALRLRVAMLEQQIHLEKVLMAELFPLVSTRDPQGPSWLVLCRAVHSLLCEGGERFLTILRDEPAD; encoded by the exons ATGCTGCCCGCGGACTGCTCGCGCCG GCTGGTGGCTGAGCTGCGGGATGCCCTGGACGCCTGCGCCGAGCGACAGCGGCAGCTGGAGCGGAGCCTCCGTGTCTCCCGCCGGCTGCTGCGGACCTG GGAACCCGAGACGCCGGCTGCGGAGCCAGCCCCAGGGCCAGAAACTAATGAAGAGGTCCCGCCTCCCG CATGCACACCCAGCCGTCAAGAACTCAAGGAGCTGGAGCTTCTGACCCAGGCACTGGAGAAGGCTGTACGGGTGAGAAAAAGCATGTCTAAGGCTGGAGAAAGACACAAGGCCCTCAGCCTCAAGTCTGGGGATGCTGCCACTTCTGCCAGCACAGCCTCTGCCCCGTCCCGGGCCTCAAGCCAGGCTGGCAGTCAAGCCTCAGAGACAAAACCACCCAGGGGCGCCCACCAAACCACGGTGCCTGCCAGAGGCCTCCCTGAGGGCAGGCTTCCATCAGTGGGGGATCGCACCCGTATGGCGAGAGGAGCCCGAGCCACCAAGCCTGGACCAGGCCTGAGGGACCAACAGATAACCGCATCGGCTGCTCCTCAGGCCCCAGAAGCTTTCACACTGAAGGAGAAGGG TCAGGGCAGACCTGGACTGTGCTGGCTCCCACAAACAAGCTGGAAGCCCTATTGCTTGTTTGCGGCGGGGAGCCCCCAGAGTGAGGCTACTCTGAGCACTGGCTTCCCTGACAGCATCCTGCTGAAGCTACCTATGGCCTACAGGAAAGCAGCTTCCCAGAACTCCCG CCTGTGGGCCCAGTTCAGCTCTACACAGACCAGTGACTCCAGGGATGCTGCTACCACGGCCAAAACCCAGTTTCTCCAGAAAATGAAGATGACG TCAGGTTGGCccggctctgggctcagtgctgCAGAGGTGGAGGCGGAGGTGGGGCTCCTCCGGAAGGCCTGCTCGCTGCTGAGATGGCGAATGGAGGAAGAGCTCTCGGCAG ACCCTGCTGACTGGATGCAGGAGTACCACTGCCTGCTTACCCTGGAGGGGCTGCAGGCCATCACGGGGCGGTGTCTCCACAGAGTGCAGGAGCTGCGTGCAG CGGTGGCGGGACAGCAGCTGAAGCCGTGGCCTGAGGGGAGATGCCCCAGAGCCTCCATGCCCTGTGAAGGAAGAACAGACTCTAGCTGGAGCCCCCAGCTTCTTCTCTACTCCAGCACCAAGGAGCTGCAGACTCTGGCGGCCCTCAGGCTGCGGGTGGCCATGCTAGAGCAGCAGATCCACCTGGAAAAG GTCCTGATGGCTGAACTCTTCCCACTGGTGAGCACGCGGGACCCACAGGGGCCATCCTGGCTGGTGCTTTGCCGAGCTGTGCATAGCCTGCTCTGTGAGGGAGGGGAGCGCTTCCTCACCATCCTTCGAGATGAACCTGCCGACTGA
- the TEDC2 gene encoding tubulin epsilon and delta complex protein 2 isoform X4: MLPADCSRRLVAELRDALDACAERQRQLERSLRVSRRLLRTWEPETPAAEPAPGPETNEEVPPPACTPSRQELKELELLTQALEKAVRVRKSMSKAGERHKALSLKSGDAATSASTASAPSRASSQAGSQASETKPPRGAHQTTVPARGLPEGRLPSVGDRTRMARGARATKPGPGLRDQQITASAAPQAPEAFTLKEKGLWAQFSSTQTSDSRDAATTAKTQFLQKMKMTSGWPGSGLSAAEVEAEVGLLRKACSLLRWRMEEELSADPADWMQEYHCLLTLEGLQAITGRCLHRVQELRAAVAGQQLKPWPEGRCPRASMPCEGRTDSSWSPQLLLYSSTKELQTLAALRLRVAMLEQQIHLEKVLMAELFPLVSTRDPQGPSWLVLCRAVHSLLCEGGERFLTILRDEPAD, translated from the exons ATGCTGCCCGCGGACTGCTCGCGCCG GCTGGTGGCTGAGCTGCGGGATGCCCTGGACGCCTGCGCCGAGCGACAGCGGCAGCTGGAGCGGAGCCTCCGTGTCTCCCGCCGGCTGCTGCGGACCTG GGAACCCGAGACGCCGGCTGCGGAGCCAGCCCCAGGGCCAGAAACTAATGAAGAGGTCCCGCCTCCCG CATGCACACCCAGCCGTCAAGAACTCAAGGAGCTGGAGCTTCTGACCCAGGCACTGGAGAAGGCTGTACGGGTGAGAAAAAGCATGTCTAAGGCTGGAGAAAGACACAAGGCCCTCAGCCTCAAGTCTGGGGATGCTGCCACTTCTGCCAGCACAGCCTCTGCCCCGTCCCGGGCCTCAAGCCAGGCTGGCAGTCAAGCCTCAGAGACAAAACCACCCAGGGGCGCCCACCAAACCACGGTGCCTGCCAGAGGCCTCCCTGAGGGCAGGCTTCCATCAGTGGGGGATCGCACCCGTATGGCGAGAGGAGCCCGAGCCACCAAGCCTGGACCAGGCCTGAGGGACCAACAGATAACCGCATCGGCTGCTCCTCAGGCCCCAGAAGCTTTCACACTGAAGGAGAAGGG CCTGTGGGCCCAGTTCAGCTCTACACAGACCAGTGACTCCAGGGATGCTGCTACCACGGCCAAAACCCAGTTTCTCCAGAAAATGAAGATGACG TCAGGTTGGCccggctctgggctcagtgctgCAGAGGTGGAGGCGGAGGTGGGGCTCCTCCGGAAGGCCTGCTCGCTGCTGAGATGGCGAATGGAGGAAGAGCTCTCGGCAG ACCCTGCTGACTGGATGCAGGAGTACCACTGCCTGCTTACCCTGGAGGGGCTGCAGGCCATCACGGGGCGGTGTCTCCACAGAGTGCAGGAGCTGCGTGCAG CGGTGGCGGGACAGCAGCTGAAGCCGTGGCCTGAGGGGAGATGCCCCAGAGCCTCCATGCCCTGTGAAGGAAGAACAGACTCTAGCTGGAGCCCCCAGCTTCTTCTCTACTCCAGCACCAAGGAGCTGCAGACTCTGGCGGCCCTCAGGCTGCGGGTGGCCATGCTAGAGCAGCAGATCCACCTGGAAAAG GTCCTGATGGCTGAACTCTTCCCACTGGTGAGCACGCGGGACCCACAGGGGCCATCCTGGCTGGTGCTTTGCCGAGCTGTGCATAGCCTGCTCTGTGAGGGAGGGGAGCGCTTCCTCACCATCCTTCGAGATGAACCTGCCGACTGA
- the TEDC2 gene encoding tubulin epsilon and delta complex protein 2 isoform X2 yields MLPADCSRREPETPAAEPAPGPETNEEVPPPACTPSRQELKELELLTQALEKAVRVRKSMSKAGERHKALSLKSGDAATSASTASAPSRASSQAGSQASETKPPRGAHQTTVPARGLPEGRLPSVGDRTRMARGARATKPGPGLRDQQITASAAPQAPEAFTLKEKGQGRPGLCWLPQTSWKPYCLFAAGSPQSEATLSTGFPDSILLKLPMAYRKAASQNSRLWAQFSSTQTSDSRDAATTAKTQFLQKMKMTSGWPGSGLSAAEVEAEVGLLRKACSLLRWRMEEELSADPADWMQEYHCLLTLEGLQAITGRCLHRVQELRAAVAGQQLKPWPEGRCPRASMPCEGRTDSSWSPQLLLYSSTKELQTLAALRLRVAMLEQQIHLEKVLMAELFPLVSTRDPQGPSWLVLCRAVHSLLCEGGERFLTILRDEPAD; encoded by the exons ATGCTGCCCGCGGACTGCTCGCGCCG GGAACCCGAGACGCCGGCTGCGGAGCCAGCCCCAGGGCCAGAAACTAATGAAGAGGTCCCGCCTCCCG CATGCACACCCAGCCGTCAAGAACTCAAGGAGCTGGAGCTTCTGACCCAGGCACTGGAGAAGGCTGTACGGGTGAGAAAAAGCATGTCTAAGGCTGGAGAAAGACACAAGGCCCTCAGCCTCAAGTCTGGGGATGCTGCCACTTCTGCCAGCACAGCCTCTGCCCCGTCCCGGGCCTCAAGCCAGGCTGGCAGTCAAGCCTCAGAGACAAAACCACCCAGGGGCGCCCACCAAACCACGGTGCCTGCCAGAGGCCTCCCTGAGGGCAGGCTTCCATCAGTGGGGGATCGCACCCGTATGGCGAGAGGAGCCCGAGCCACCAAGCCTGGACCAGGCCTGAGGGACCAACAGATAACCGCATCGGCTGCTCCTCAGGCCCCAGAAGCTTTCACACTGAAGGAGAAGGG TCAGGGCAGACCTGGACTGTGCTGGCTCCCACAAACAAGCTGGAAGCCCTATTGCTTGTTTGCGGCGGGGAGCCCCCAGAGTGAGGCTACTCTGAGCACTGGCTTCCCTGACAGCATCCTGCTGAAGCTACCTATGGCCTACAGGAAAGCAGCTTCCCAGAACTCCCG CCTGTGGGCCCAGTTCAGCTCTACACAGACCAGTGACTCCAGGGATGCTGCTACCACGGCCAAAACCCAGTTTCTCCAGAAAATGAAGATGACG TCAGGTTGGCccggctctgggctcagtgctgCAGAGGTGGAGGCGGAGGTGGGGCTCCTCCGGAAGGCCTGCTCGCTGCTGAGATGGCGAATGGAGGAAGAGCTCTCGGCAG ACCCTGCTGACTGGATGCAGGAGTACCACTGCCTGCTTACCCTGGAGGGGCTGCAGGCCATCACGGGGCGGTGTCTCCACAGAGTGCAGGAGCTGCGTGCAG CGGTGGCGGGACAGCAGCTGAAGCCGTGGCCTGAGGGGAGATGCCCCAGAGCCTCCATGCCCTGTGAAGGAAGAACAGACTCTAGCTGGAGCCCCCAGCTTCTTCTCTACTCCAGCACCAAGGAGCTGCAGACTCTGGCGGCCCTCAGGCTGCGGGTGGCCATGCTAGAGCAGCAGATCCACCTGGAAAAG GTCCTGATGGCTGAACTCTTCCCACTGGTGAGCACGCGGGACCCACAGGGGCCATCCTGGCTGGTGCTTTGCCGAGCTGTGCATAGCCTGCTCTGTGAGGGAGGGGAGCGCTTCCTCACCATCCTTCGAGATGAACCTGCCGACTGA
- the TEDC2 gene encoding tubulin epsilon and delta complex protein 2 isoform X3: MLPADCSRRLVAELRDALDACAERQRQLERSLRVSRRLLRTWEPETPAAEPAPGPETNEEVPPPACTPSRQELKELELLTQALEKAVRVRKSMSKAGERHKALSLKSGDAATSASTASAPSRASSQAGSQASETKPPRGAHQTTVPARGLPEGRLPSVGDRTRMARGARATKPGPGLRDQQITASAAPQAPEAFTLKEKGILLKLPMAYRKAASQNSRLWAQFSSTQTSDSRDAATTAKTQFLQKMKMTSGWPGSGLSAAEVEAEVGLLRKACSLLRWRMEEELSADPADWMQEYHCLLTLEGLQAITGRCLHRVQELRAAVAGQQLKPWPEGRCPRASMPCEGRTDSSWSPQLLLYSSTKELQTLAALRLRVAMLEQQIHLEKVLMAELFPLVSTRDPQGPSWLVLCRAVHSLLCEGGERFLTILRDEPAD, translated from the exons ATGCTGCCCGCGGACTGCTCGCGCCG GCTGGTGGCTGAGCTGCGGGATGCCCTGGACGCCTGCGCCGAGCGACAGCGGCAGCTGGAGCGGAGCCTCCGTGTCTCCCGCCGGCTGCTGCGGACCTG GGAACCCGAGACGCCGGCTGCGGAGCCAGCCCCAGGGCCAGAAACTAATGAAGAGGTCCCGCCTCCCG CATGCACACCCAGCCGTCAAGAACTCAAGGAGCTGGAGCTTCTGACCCAGGCACTGGAGAAGGCTGTACGGGTGAGAAAAAGCATGTCTAAGGCTGGAGAAAGACACAAGGCCCTCAGCCTCAAGTCTGGGGATGCTGCCACTTCTGCCAGCACAGCCTCTGCCCCGTCCCGGGCCTCAAGCCAGGCTGGCAGTCAAGCCTCAGAGACAAAACCACCCAGGGGCGCCCACCAAACCACGGTGCCTGCCAGAGGCCTCCCTGAGGGCAGGCTTCCATCAGTGGGGGATCGCACCCGTATGGCGAGAGGAGCCCGAGCCACCAAGCCTGGACCAGGCCTGAGGGACCAACAGATAACCGCATCGGCTGCTCCTCAGGCCCCAGAAGCTTTCACACTGAAGGAGAAGGG CATCCTGCTGAAGCTACCTATGGCCTACAGGAAAGCAGCTTCCCAGAACTCCCG CCTGTGGGCCCAGTTCAGCTCTACACAGACCAGTGACTCCAGGGATGCTGCTACCACGGCCAAAACCCAGTTTCTCCAGAAAATGAAGATGACG TCAGGTTGGCccggctctgggctcagtgctgCAGAGGTGGAGGCGGAGGTGGGGCTCCTCCGGAAGGCCTGCTCGCTGCTGAGATGGCGAATGGAGGAAGAGCTCTCGGCAG ACCCTGCTGACTGGATGCAGGAGTACCACTGCCTGCTTACCCTGGAGGGGCTGCAGGCCATCACGGGGCGGTGTCTCCACAGAGTGCAGGAGCTGCGTGCAG CGGTGGCGGGACAGCAGCTGAAGCCGTGGCCTGAGGGGAGATGCCCCAGAGCCTCCATGCCCTGTGAAGGAAGAACAGACTCTAGCTGGAGCCCCCAGCTTCTTCTCTACTCCAGCACCAAGGAGCTGCAGACTCTGGCGGCCCTCAGGCTGCGGGTGGCCATGCTAGAGCAGCAGATCCACCTGGAAAAG GTCCTGATGGCTGAACTCTTCCCACTGGTGAGCACGCGGGACCCACAGGGGCCATCCTGGCTGGTGCTTTGCCGAGCTGTGCATAGCCTGCTCTGTGAGGGAGGGGAGCGCTTCCTCACCATCCTTCGAGATGAACCTGCCGACTGA
- the NTN3 gene encoding netrin-3: MPGWPWGLLLTAGTLSTVLNLGPPAPADPCHDDGGAPRGCVPGLVNAALGREVLASSTCGRPATRACDASDPRRAHPAALLTSAGSTTSPVCWRSDSLTQAPHNVTLTVPLGKAFELVFVSLRFCSAPPTSVALLKSQDHGRSWAPLGFFSSRCGLDYGRLPAPADGPPGPGPEALCFPEPQVQPDGGGLLAFSVQDGSPPGLDLDSSPVLQDWVTATDIRVVLTRPAMLGDTRDSMAMVPYSYSATELQVGGRCKCNGHASRCLLDTQGHLICDCQHGTEGPDCGRCKPFYCDRPWQRATAREAHACLACSCNGHARRCRFNMELYRLSGRRSGGVCLNCRHNTAGRHCHYCREGFYRDPGRALSDRRACRACDCHPVGAAGKTCNQTTGQCPCKDGVTGLTCNRCAPGFQQSRSPVAPCVKIPVPGPTEESSPVEPQDCDAHCKPARGSYRISLKKFCRKDYAVQVAVGARGEARGSWTRFPVAVLAVFRSGEERARRGSSALWVPARDAACGCPRLLPGRRYLLLGDGPGTAVGGRGPGLSAARGSLVLPWRDAWTRRLRRLQRRERRGRCGTA; encoded by the exons ATGCCCGGCTGGCCCTGGGGGCTGCTGCTGACCGCGGGCACGCTTTCAACCGTGCTGAACCTGGGGCCGCCAGCGCCTGCCGACCCCTGCCATGACGACGGGGGCGCGCCCCGCGGCTGCGTGCCCGGCCTGGTGAACGCCGCCTTGGGCCGTGAGGTTCTGGCGTCCAGCACGTGCGGCCGGCCGGCCACGCGGGCCTGTGATGCCTCGGACCCGAGGCGGGCACACCCCGCCGCCCTCCTGACCTCCGCAGGGAGCACCACCAGCCCCGTGTGCTGGCGTTCGGACTCACTGACACAGGCGCCCCACAACGTGACCCTCACAGTGCCCCTGGGCAAGGCTTTTGAGCTGGTGTTCGTGAGCTTGCGCTTCTGCTCGGCGCCCCCGACCTCGGTGGCCCTGCTCAAGTCACAGGATCACGGCCGCAGCTGGGCCCCACTGGGCTTCTTCTCCTCCCGCTGTGGCCTGGACTATGGCCGCTTGCCTGCCCCTGCGGATGGCccacctggcccagggcctgAAGCTCTGTGCTTCCCTGAGCCCCAGGTCCAGCCTGATGGTGGTGGCCTTCTGGCCTTCAGCGTGCAGGACGGAAGCCCACCAGGCCTGGATCTGGACAGCAGCCCAGTGCTCCAAGACTGGGTGACTGCCACAGACATTCGAGTAGTGCTCACAAGGCCTGCCATGCTGGGGGACACCAGGGACTCCATGGCCATGGTCCCTTACTCTTACTCGGCTACTGAGCTGCAGGTGGGCGGGCGCTGCAAGTGCAATGGGCATGCCTCAAGGTGCCTGCTGGACACCCAGGGCCACCTCATCTGTGACTGTCAGCATGGCACCGAGGGCCCCGACTGCGGCCGCTGCAAGCCCTTCTACTGCGACAGGCCATGGCAGCGGGCCACGGCCCGGGAAGCCCACGCCTGCCTTG CTTGCTCCTGCAATGGCCATGCCCGCCGCTGCCGCTTCAACATGGAGCTGTACCGACTGTCCGGCCGTCGTAGTGGTGGCGTCTGTCTCAACTGCCGGCACAATACCGCCGGCCGCCACTGCCACTACTGCAGGGAGGGCTTCTATCGCGATCCAGGGCGTGCCCTGAGTGACCGCCGCGCTTGCAGGG CATGTGACTGTCACCCTGTTGGTGCCGCTGGCAAGACCTGCAACCAGACCACAGGCCAGTGTCCCTGCAAGGATGGCGTCACCGGCCTCACCTGCAATCGCTGTGCCCCTGGCTTCCAGCAGAGCCGCTCTCCGGTGGCCCCCTGCGTTA AGATTCCTGTCCCTGGACCCACTGAGGAGAGCAGCCCTGTGGAGCCCCAGG ACTGCGACGCGCACTGCAAACCAGCCCGGGGCAGTTACCGCATCAGCTTGAAGAAGTTCTGCAGGAAGGACTACG CGGTGCAGGTGGCGGTGGGCGCGCGCGGCGAGGCGCGCGGCTCGTGGACGCGCTTCCCGGTGGCCGTGCTTGCAGTGTTCCGGAGCGGCGAGGAGCGCGCGAGGCGAGGGAGCAGCGCGCTGTGGGTGCCGGCGCGGGACGCGGCCTGCGGCTGCCCGCGCCTACTGCCGGGCCGCCGCTACCTGCTGCTTGGGGACGGGCCAGGGACCGCGGTCGGGGGCCGGGGGCCCGGGCTCAGCGCCGCCCGCGGGAGCCTTGTGCTGCCCTGGCGCGATGCGTGGACGCGGCGCCTGCGGAGGCTGCAGCGGCGTGAGCGGCGGGGGCGCTGCGGAACAGCCTGA